A stretch of Capsicum annuum cultivar UCD-10X-F1 unplaced genomic scaffold, UCD10Xv1.1 ctg995, whole genome shotgun sequence DNA encodes these proteins:
- the LOC124895760 gene encoding putative dynamin-related protein 4A produces MSLGFLIDVDDEEEAIAEPRPSDKSVLESIAGIKLPRGEGICTRVPLITRLQNHRETEVYLEYNGNLVPTDEAHIADVIILATNEIARHGKGISDISSKLIVKKNGVPDLTMVDLPRITRVTVLGQIEDMLEQISDAVVIWIICGSLNVSAEDNTTGQKNKITITNDKGR; encoded by the exons CCATAGCTGAACCTAGGCCTTCTGATAAGAGTGTGCTTGAGTCAATTGCTGGAATTAAACTTCCTAGAGGAGAAGGCATTTGCACTAGAGTGCCTCTCATCACGAGGCTCCAAAATCACAGGGAGACCGAGGTTTACTTGGAGTACAATGGAAATTTGGTTCCAACCGATGAAGCTCACATTGCAGATGTCATTATTCTCGCAACTAATGAGATTGCTAGACATGGTAAGGGCATATCCGATATCTCTTCAAAACTTATAGTGAAAAAGAATGGTGTTCCAGACTTAACGATGGTAGATTTGCCTAGAATAACTAGAGTTACAGTTCTCGGACAAATCGAAGATATGCTTGAACAAATTTCAG ATGCAGTTGTCATATGGATTATCTGTGGAAGTTTGAATGTCTCAGCTGAGGATAATACCACTGGACAGAAGAACAAGATTACCATCACAAATGACAAGGGCAGATAA